From the Pseudoalteromonas tunicata genome, one window contains:
- the nudB gene encoding dihydroneopterin triphosphate diphosphatase yields MPLRQPFSVLVVIYNHSREFLLIQRADDANFWQSVTGGIDPGETPINTAYRELKEETGIDALKLGITLSDHHKTNQYEIRDCWRHRYEAHALINTEHVFSICVPNDIRITLNPNEHTDLIWLAQQEAADKAWSPSNSAEILAL; encoded by the coding sequence ATGCCATTACGACAACCCTTTTCAGTCCTTGTGGTTATTTACAACCATAGTCGTGAATTTTTATTGATCCAACGAGCGGATGATGCCAATTTTTGGCAATCGGTCACTGGCGGCATCGACCCAGGTGAAACTCCAATCAATACCGCCTATCGTGAGCTTAAAGAAGAAACAGGCATTGATGCACTAAAACTGGGTATTACCCTGAGTGATCATCACAAAACCAATCAATACGAAATCCGCGACTGTTGGCGCCATCGTTATGAAGCCCACGCGTTAATAAATACCGAACATGTGTTTAGTATCTGTGTCCCAAATGATATTCGTATCACCCTTAACCCAAACGAGCACACAGATTTAATCTGGCTAGCACAGCAAGAAGCCGCAGATAAGGCATGGTCACCCAGTAACAGTGCAGAAATTTTGGCTTTATAA
- the prpF gene encoding 2-methylaconitate cis-trans isomerase PrpF — protein sequence MAFKPQIKIPATYMRGGTSKGVFFNLTDLPPEAQVAGQARDNLLLRVIGSPDPYGKHTDGMGGATSSTSKTVILSKSSQENHDVDYLFGQVAIDKPFIDWSGNCGNLTAAVGSFAISNGLVDASRIPKNGMATVRIWQANIKKTIIANVPVTNGEVQETGDFELDGVTFPAAEVEVAFMDPADGEGAMFPTGNVVDILEVPGVGSFDATLINAGIPTIFLNAADLGFSGAELQDDINNNDAILARFETIRAYGALKMGLISDIEEAKTRQHTPKVAIVAPASAYVSSSGKAIAQADIDLNVRALSMGKLHHAMMGTAAVAIGTAAAIAGTLVNLAAGGTARTSVTFGHPSGTLKVGAEAEMVNNQWQVKSAIMSRSARVLMEGWVRVPQA from the coding sequence ATGGCATTTAAACCACAAATCAAAATCCCTGCAACCTATATGCGCGGCGGCACCAGCAAAGGGGTATTTTTTAACCTCACTGATTTACCACCTGAGGCGCAAGTGGCAGGACAAGCCCGTGATAACCTGCTGTTACGCGTGATTGGCAGCCCAGATCCTTACGGCAAACACACCGATGGCATGGGCGGGGCGACATCAAGTACCAGTAAAACGGTGATCTTATCAAAAAGCAGCCAAGAAAATCATGATGTTGATTATTTATTTGGCCAAGTTGCTATCGATAAACCCTTTATTGATTGGAGTGGAAATTGTGGCAATTTAACCGCTGCGGTCGGCTCATTTGCCATAAGTAATGGCTTAGTTGATGCAAGCCGAATTCCTAAAAATGGCATGGCTACGGTGCGGATTTGGCAGGCAAATATCAAAAAAACCATTATTGCAAATGTGCCTGTAACGAACGGTGAAGTACAAGAAACCGGCGACTTTGAATTAGATGGTGTGACGTTTCCAGCTGCGGAAGTTGAAGTGGCGTTTATGGACCCTGCTGATGGTGAAGGGGCTATGTTTCCAACCGGCAATGTGGTTGATATTCTTGAAGTTCCTGGGGTGGGCAGCTTCGATGCGACACTTATCAACGCCGGTATTCCTACCATCTTTTTAAATGCAGCCGATTTAGGTTTTAGCGGAGCTGAGCTACAAGATGACATCAACAATAATGATGCGATTTTAGCGCGTTTTGAAACCATTCGCGCTTATGGTGCGCTTAAAATGGGGCTTATCAGTGATATTGAAGAGGCCAAAACCCGTCAACACACGCCAAAAGTGGCGATAGTGGCGCCTGCTTCAGCTTATGTTTCGTCAAGTGGCAAAGCAATTGCACAAGCCGATATCGACTTAAATGTTCGTGCATTATCTATGGGTAAATTACACCATGCGATGATGGGCACCGCTGCAGTGGCAATTGGTACTGCCGCTGCGATTGCTGGCACTTTAGTGAATTTAGCTGCTGGAGGTACTGCGCGCACCTCAGTGACATTTGGTCACCCATCGGGCACCCTTAAAGTCGGTGCCGAGGCTGAGATGGTTAATAATCAGTGGCAAGTAAAAAGCGCGATCATGAGTCGCAGCGCCCGAGTGTTAATGGAAGGTTGGGTACGCGTGCCGCAAGCGTAA
- a CDS encoding hemerythrin domain-containing protein, translated as MSLSIFNAFKHLTTHTSKQQRCYSFDAANLARIQEITDSNTLSHYFEADHKRLDLFAEQFSHYLMILPQLASRYFTAFAQGLTAHIVAEETVLFPFFEEKTGLQQGPTVTMRQEHQQIITILSLISEKLAQQHYQIAAEYNQLNQLLARHNKREENILYPMLDQHSNDQEKAELFLKLFEATALPHCGPCAAN; from the coding sequence GTGTCCTTATCCATATTTAATGCGTTTAAACACTTGACGACTCACACTAGCAAGCAACAGCGCTGTTATTCATTTGATGCTGCAAATTTGGCAAGGATCCAAGAGATCACGGACTCTAATACCTTGAGCCATTATTTTGAAGCTGACCATAAACGCCTTGATTTATTTGCTGAGCAATTTAGCCATTATTTAATGATTTTACCGCAACTGGCTAGTCGGTATTTCACTGCTTTTGCACAGGGCTTAACCGCTCATATTGTCGCCGAGGAAACAGTTTTATTTCCGTTTTTTGAAGAAAAAACAGGCTTACAGCAAGGCCCAACCGTTACGATGCGCCAAGAACATCAACAAATAATCACCATACTTTCGTTGATTTCAGAGAAACTGGCACAACAGCACTATCAAATTGCAGCCGAATATAATCAACTTAATCAACTACTGGCACGCCACAACAAACGCGAAGAAAACATTTTATATCCTATGCTTGATCAACACAGTAACGACCAAGAAAAAGCTGAGCTCTTTTTAAAACTATTTGAGGCTACTGCATTGCCTCATTGTGGGCCTTGTGCAGCAAACTAA